The Alosa alosa isolate M-15738 ecotype Scorff River chromosome 3, AALO_Geno_1.1, whole genome shotgun sequence nucleotide sequence ATTAACAGCTATATTAGACTGAGAGATACAGTAAGAGAGAAACAACCACCACAACAAGTAGGAAGGTGACGTGACAAGTAGGAAGGTGACGTGAAATGATTGAAAATTATAAAGAATGGCATAATCATCCCATCTACTCCTTAATCTCTTTGCCTGCTGTACACACTAATTTAACAGGCTGTGCCAGTGAAGGCACCCACACACTATATTAAAATTAAGCCTGCCTTTTCAGGTCATTCAGGGTTGATACGATCAGATATTATGGTCCATTTGTCCATTAGCTTCAGTATGGTGTTGCATTATTTTCATGCACTAAAGTAAACATACTGATTTCAGATACCAGATTGATACGGGAACAGGTAAGGTTCTGTAGCACAATGGCCGTAATGTCTACAGAATTATCAGTTGATCTGTTGGTCATCCCTGATCatattacagtaggcctaggctactattcAATCCTGCAATCCTCTTGTCCCTGATCATACTAGGCCTACTCTCCACTGGAATCCTCTCATTTTGTCTTGCCTTCACTTTGTTGAAGGGCTAATGTTGCTAGTGTAGCAGCAGTTACGAACTTTCCATAATTAAAGTAAATGAAGCATTTGTTGCATGTCCAGATGAATGAATATAGGGCCTACCCAACTGTTTACACAGATACTGCAATAATGCCTCATGCCTGCAGCAACTTGGGCTCAGCGATCCTGTGGTTACTATAGAGACGGAAGCAGAATATGCAGGCGATCTTGGATCACACGTCCCTCTGAGCCAGAGAAGAGGCAGAGACTGCAGCAAATTCTGTCCAATAAACTCAAAGATCATTCATGCTGCCTGTTTTATTCACAAAATCTTGgggattcattcattcattctatcTCTTGAAACCATGACATAACAAGATTCTCAATAGCAGATGCTGTGTAAGTGATATAAGTGGTTAGATGACATACACTAAGGTGCAGAGACTGCATCAAATATAATTTATAATCAGAATCTTGTGATGTTAATAGTTTACTGTTATAACAGGTTCACAAAAAGTAAATGTCATTAGTCATTTGTCATTAGTCATTATTAGGTAATCATTTGTCATTAGTAGGTAGGCATTATGGTGTGCTTTGGGGAAAATAATGGTTGAATTACAATTCAGCACCAAGGCTAGTAACTAGGCGAGGCGGTCAAGCCTCATAAAAATACAAGATACaaaaatgtacagtatttgtataAGTTTTTTTATTGTTCATGTGTTCAGCAGTTGTCAGGTCTTCAAACTCCGTATACAGTTCACATATGCAGACAGTGCACAAAATGTCAGTGGACTGTGAAAGCAACGAGGTAGGCTATTTTTGTAACCATAAACCTTGTGTAGTGTTTGCCTTTAGAGAAGGCTGTGAGATCTCCtgtaaaataacattttattCAAGTGGATTAAAAAGAACAACATCAAAACCCGTATGTCATTGAGATACAGTCTAACATAGGAGCTGCATGTCTTTAGAGGGGAAATGTTGATTCCAAGTTTAAAAGGGCAGTTTATAAGTTCCAGCTTAATAGCTCATATTCATGCCTGTTGAATACAGATGTTACTGTTCTGAAATGGATCACGGTCTATCTGTTCTAGTAAACAGGCCTACAAAAATAGGCATATTGACAAATCAGCTGAACTGATTTCATAGGAAAATTAGCTAATCTTTACCAATAGAGAGTAAAATAAAACCACAAAACATTCATATCAGCAACAAATATACAACATATCAAGAGTTGTTTAAAACAACCTCTATTGGCACATTGGACATCTTGTcttcaaaaatgtatttttgaagTTAAACAAAATGGACGTGCATTCTGGCCAGGCCAGGGCCAGCACCTTGGATAGTTCCCCATGTCATCTGTACAGCAGCACTGCCTTGAAATATTTGTGTTCTTATGAACAAGGAAAAACAGTAACATAATTGGAAACACTACGTTTCAGAGCAGTATTCTTCACAGTATTGCACCACAGAGCTACATCTGATGAGCAAGTTCATAAACACAATCTTTTCGGCAtgcaaatactgtaggctagtcCAACCGGTGACAGAACACTGGTTTCTAGATACAGGCTTCATATATCCCTATTAAcactgtttttaaaaaaaaataaaataaagatcaAAGGTCCCTGCCAAATATGCCACCCGAATGAGACAAACAGATATCGTAGCCTATAGCACGTAATCTCCATACTATCAGCAAAGCATTCAAATGATAGGACACTCAACGATCTATGTCACTTCCCTTTGCATCTTTTGACACACTCTCGCCTTTGAGTTCCTGAAATACCTCAGTGAAAAAATGTGGATCAATGTTGATTTGCATCATTTGATCACTCATGTTATCAATGACACTTAGTGACAGATCCCAGAAAGTATCCTTGTTACCCTCCACAATGAAGGGGCTGAGAGGGTAAGAGATTTCGTTGCCCATGTATGAGTAAGCCAGGTACAGGCAGGTAAGAAAGATGCCATGAAGTTCGCCTCGGGTGTCAACATCTTCAGTGACCGTTTCTCGACAGATCAAGTAGACAAACACCAGGCTAGCTGGTGTGATGAAACCCTGATCCTGCCAGCCTTGTAACAGAAGGGTTCGGTCTACATTTCGGAACCAAATGACAACTTCGTTCGCACTGAGTGCTTTGAGTTTATAACATCTTCTGCAAAAAAAATCTCCGAGGCAAAGCAGAAGCTCGCCAGTCGATGCTTGGACAATCACCTTCCTGGGAGAGACGAGGGATAGCTTGCTGGATTGTTTTTGCACAGCAATGATCCTTTTGCCACTGTGAGAGGGTGTCAGTGATTGAGTTGGTGGAGGGTTCTGTGCTGGTACTGGTTCTGGACTCAAGTGCTCTCTTTTCTTCAGATTTTCGTTATTCAATTGCTCCACCTGATTTTCATTGGCTTGTAGCTGGCAATCCGGGTTAACTTTTTTGGTATTCTTCGACGACGAGGTAACATATCTTTTAAACGACAAGGCTGATTCCAGTACAGAATGTTTCTTAAGGCTTTTCTCGGTAGGCTCGGGTCCATTGACCACGATAGTTGTCTTCCGAGATGACGGAGATATTGAGAGAATGGTACCCATTTCTGCAGCTGGATGGATGTCACTTGGTGGGATCCGGAGATGTAATTTCCCAGAAGTAATGTCACGCTGGTCAGCAGTGGTGTTACCTCGCACGTCTCATTTCTATTGTAGCAGGCAGTTCTTGAAGCGATGCAGGGGGTTGTAAGTATATACCCGCTCAAGAGGCTCCTTGACACCGATTGCAATCTTCAGCTATGGTCGCAGAACTGCTCTGAAGAGCAGCAACTCGCGGTACAGCAGACACAAGTGTAATCTATTTCAGTAAACCGGGATTAGTGGATTCTGTCTAATGAGCCAACCAACCTCACGATGTCTCATCAGATTGACTGGGGAATGGAACCAATTAGAGAGCCCATTTTAAATGAGGAGCCTTGGTTTACCTTTTTTGACTCTTTGAATGTTATTGCTTTCTATCTGAATctccataaaaaaaacatgaaccTCTCTATAGCCTGTGGCGAATCTCTATAAAAATGACTGAATCACCAAAATACCTACATGTTTGTCACAAAGCATGGGCGCCATGAATGCATATAGTTTATCATCATTATTTTGGTAATGGTAATTTTTGAAACTCACACTTTCTATTCTGAtcaagaataataataataaaacaaaacaatgcatcAATGCATCAACGACAAAAGGTTCACGGGTGGCCTGTGGCCAACACATTCTAAGACTGCCAGCTAATTAGGCAAGCAGGGAGGGAGAGTCTGTTACATGACTGGTGCTTAAAGTGTCCCTTCGTTAGCTTTGTGAGGAGCACAAGTCCCTAAGCATCCATGAACAGGTCACATCAAGTCACTTAGGACTCTCTGTGGAAAACCTCTAAAAATAGTGTCAGGGAGAACTCCTCACAAACAAAACGTTTGCATTGTCTTTCAGTGTTTCAAACACCTTGGTTTAAGAAAGGGCTCAATGGTAGGAACTGAAATAAATTGAATTTTAACAGATTTAaagatgttttattttaaatggtaGAATAGAGGTACAGTAGGTTAGGAAACTAGCCCTATGCTGTATGGACTATCTCTTTCCAGTGGAGACAGCACATTGTTTATTCTTCACAATGAAGAgatcagatgcaaaaccctctaaatgccacctccgtcaaaaatgagataacgatgatgagtgaatgctctccacacatagtatactttaatcaaataattttgctacaaaacccactaaataccactcttttcctggtctgaaatatcgatttctaggcaaaaacctataggagcctgatataaaatgttcatttaaaaaaaaaaatggtcagatggatttagagggttttgtaTCTGAACTTTTCACATACACTCATATAGAGAATCTGATCAATTTGATATATAAATATTGCCTTAAAGACATATGCAAGGTTTTGACATTAATATAACTGCTTTTAAGTCATGTTAATGGTAAACTAACTTGGCACATCTGGCGCATCTCCCAAGTTGTACCCTCCCATCTACGAAGAACACTTCGCTCTTCCCCAACCCGGAGAATCACAAACTGCTTTAGTGCAATTTGTACGGAATTGTGCAATATTAtttttgtaaacaaatccacataTCCACATGCACTGGGGGGAAGGATGCAAGCCATGAGTGGTGTAGACAACAGtggtgtaaaatgcaaatgttCTGTAACTGTAGGGGGACTTCATagcattaaaaaataaactgtATTGGATACTTTTAAATCCTTATTCATGTTATTTAGACCTCTAATCTATAGCATGAATGCTTTGCCTGTTTGCATCAAAAAGGCAAATCTATGATGGTAAGATTACTGATAGCATTCTGTCTAGTATAGTTCTTGTTTGGGTAAAGAATGGCAGTAGTTTTCCCCTAGATTGACTGAATCAAATTGATTAGACAAGATGTGCATAGCAGCAGTCACAGGATGTATTCAATGCTTATATATGTGTGAGCCTTACATCAGAAATGTGCAGCAAATGTGCCCTGCAAACAAACATCTGTAATAGTAAGTGAATAAAGCACATAAAACAGACATGTGAACATCACACTTCACAATGACAATTGACGACTGTGACTCTTTCCTATGTTGCTGCCTCTGACAGTGATGTGCCTTTTGTGCAGCAGAGACTGTTCATACAGGGAGCTAAGACCCAAACTGTGAGATTATTTGAAAAGCTTAGAGCTCAGATTAATGTCCTTAGGGACGCATGGTGATGAAGTGTAAGAATATAACTTTCCCATAATGCCCTTTCCAGCTCTGTGAAACCATTTTATTTTGGGCGGTAAGGCACACACTCCTCTCATATCTCACTGAGCACAGACTTTCACACTAATGCCCGCTGATTTATGACAGAAGACGCCATAAGCCTGTTGTGAGTCAGCCAAGCCTGATGCTGCTTTTTAGAGTTGGTAAttagagagagatggtggcCCTCTCCAGACTTGCCCTGATATACCCCTCATTTGACTGGGTGGGTGGCATGGAGTTCAGGCCAAGAGAGTGACTCACACATAAGATGGCAGGAAAAGGGAGTTCGCGGCACTGTGACATAACATCAGCTGCGCATGCCCGCATGGTCCATATCTGCTGGCAATAGGATGAGAGGAAATGTAAGTTCACGCCATTGAGAAAAGTCTAATATCACCAGAAAAGCAGACTTTCAGACATAACAAGCTCAGTGATAATGTAATCATTTAATCTGCTTACTACCAACTTTACAGGCTAATGGACACACTCCTCTATTAACAGATTCAACTGAGGCAGCATGGTAGACATGGAATTAGAGGTATCTTCATTAACACTTTCACTGTGTAACAAGTTAAAAATGTTACTTACCTGACGTGCGTTGTAAAGCATGCATAATTCCACTGGatatgaaaaacaaaataaaaaatacttttcaAGAACATTTCTTCCCGACTAAATAACCAATGTTTCAGAGTACATCTACTCTACAACAAGTGGCATTGCTGAAAAGAGGTCTCAGAAAATGAGTTGGAGTATAGATTTGAGGACGACCAGCAGAGGGCAGTATGCCCTTTGCAGATGGGTGTCTCTAACAAGTGAATAATCCTGCTGTTAGGTGGGCTGTTGACTGGTCCTGTCAGCAACAGCCTTCACCACCACAGGCTAATATTTAATATCCTCAGGCAAGAGGCAGTGAAATCCTACACCCCAAGGCATCTATCTGGGTAATATTCTCCGTCATGACAGAATCCTCCTTTCAACCAGTCTGCCACTGCCAACAGTACAAGATCAGAACAAATGGCGATTATGCCTCACCAGCTGTTCACAGAGGAAAAGGCTCTCAGCAATAAAGAC carries:
- the cdk5r2b gene encoding cyclin-dependent kinase 5 activator 2b; translation: MGTILSISPSSRKTTIVVNGPEPTEKSLKKHSVLESALSFKRYVTSSSKNTKKVNPDCQLQANENQVEQLNNENLKKREHLSPEPVPAQNPPPTQSLTPSHSGKRIIAVQKQSSKLSLVSPRKVIVQASTGELLLCLGDFFCRRCYKLKALSANEVVIWFRNVDRTLLLQGWQDQGFITPASLVFVYLICRETVTEDVDTRGELHGIFLTCLYLAYSYMGNEISYPLSPFIVEGNKDTFWDLSLSVIDNMSDQMMQINIDPHFFTEVFQELKGESVSKDAKGSDIDR